Within Enterobacter sp. RHBSTW-00175, the genomic segment AAAGCCCTTGAACACCGGTGCGGAGATCATCGACTTACGCATAGGCGTAAAGTTAAACGGCAACAAGATGATTGCCAGAGGAACCAAAAGCCAGATATTCCAGAGACCTGCGACGCCAAACGCAGCCGTCCAGGCCAGTAAAATCAGGCTGCTCAGGAATAAACTTACACGGTGATAGAACAGCACACCGAGCAGAACAACAGTTGCGATAATGCTCAAAATCATCATAAAGAAAAGCTCCCTTGCTTGTAGGAGGTCTGACCACTTGTGATGATATGGTTGTAGTGGATGTTATTTCTTTTAGCAATACGTTCACAAAATAATTACAACCTGGTTCACATTGTTCATGTTTTGGCAGGCACGAAAAATCAAAACGCCGGACGAATCGCAAGGCTTTAGCTTCTCGCTTTTATCGCTATCCGGTACACTCCACTGTGTTATTTCATCAATACTGAAGGATTATCCTCATGTACCAGGATCTTATTCGTAACGAACTGAACGAAGCGGCGGAAACGCTGGCCAACTTTCTGAAAGATGATGCCAATATTCACGCTATTCAGCGCGCGGCGGTCCTGCTGGCCGACAGCTTCAAAGCCGGTGGTAAAGTGCTCTCCTGCGGTAATGGTGGCTCTCACTGCGACGCAATGCACTTCGCGGAAGAGCTGACCGGACGTTATCGTGAAAACCGCCCAGGGTATCCGGCGATTGCGATTTCTGACGTTAGCCACATTTCCTGCGTGAGTAACGATTTTGGTTACGACTATGTCTTCTCACGTTACGTTGAAGCGGTAGGCCGTGAAGGTGATGTTCTGCTGGGCATTTCCACTTCCGGTAACTCCGGTAACGTGATCAAAGCGATTGCTGCTGCGCGTGAAAAAGGCATGAAAGTCATCACCCTGACCGGTAAAGATGGCGGTAAGATGGCGGGTACTGCGGATATCGAAATCCGTGTTCCGCACTTCGGTTATGCCGATCGCATTCAGGAAATTCACATCAAAGTGATTCATATCCTGATTCAGTTGATCGAAAAAGAAATGATCAAGTAAGACTTCGCTGGGGGCATGAATGCCCCCGCTGTTGTGGAGGTGATGTATGTGCGAACTGCTCGGGATGAGCGCCAATGTGCCAACCGATATCTGCTTTAGTTTCACCGGGCTGGTCCAGCGCGGTGGGGGAACCGGGCCGCATAAAGACGGCTGGGGCATTACCTTCTACGAAGGCAAAGGCTGTCGCACGTTCAAAGATCCGCAACCCAGCTTTAATTCACCAATTGCCAAACTGGTGCAGGACTATCCGATAAAGTCTTGCTCGGTTATCGCGCATATCCGCCAGGCGAATCGTGGTGAAGTGGCGCTGGAAAATACCCATCCCTTTACCCGTGAACTGTGGGGCCGTAACTGGACTTACGCGCACAACGGGCAGCTTTCTGGCTATAAATCGCTGGAAACCGGTAACTTCCGCCCGGTAGGGGAAACCGACAGTGAAAAAGCCTTCTGCTGGCTGCTGCACAAGCTGACGGAGCGTTACCCGCGTACCCCAGGCAACATGACTGCTGTGTTTAAATACATCGCGACGCTGGCCTCTGAACTACGTGAAAAAGGCGTGTTCAATATGCTGCTCTCTGACGGGCGCTACGTGATGGCGTTCTGCTCGACGAATCTGTTCTGGATCACCCGCCGTGCACCGTTTGGCGTTGCGACGCTACTCGATCAGGATGTGGAGATAGACTTTCAGAAGGAGACCACACCGAACGATGTGGTCACTGTCATTGCAACGCAACCGCTGACGGGCAACGAAACCTGGCAAAAGATTATGCCAGGCGAGTGGGTACTATTTTGCCTCGGGGACCGAGTAGTTTGATGCCAGTTGTGGCTGGACGACTTCGTGGCTCAGAGGTTTACTGACCACATAGCGGCCATCCACAACCGAAACGACAGGCGGTTTATGCGTCTGCTCGAAGTAGTCAAAACCTGGTTTCAGCTGTTTCCAGAAATCCGAGTAGTAGGAGTACTGGTGACGCTTCATGTTGGCATCGGTCATGCGGAACGGATAGATGCTTATCTGTACGCTTGACTGACCGAAGACTAACGCGCCGGTGACAAACTGGAAAATCTCATCAATGCTGGTATCGGTCATCGCATAACAGCCGATAGACACGCAGGCACCGTGGATCATCAGGTATTTACCTTCGTAACCGTGAGCACGGTCATAGGCATTCGGGAAGCCGATATTAATGGCTTTATAGAAGCGGCTGTCAGGTTTTAACTGGCTACGCTGAACGTTATAAAACCCTTCCGGGCTTTTAAAATCGCCCTGACGCTGTTTTGGCCCCAGACCACCGGAGTAATTACAAATCTTGTAACTGTCGAGCAGCTGGTATGTCTCACCCATTTTCACAAACAGGTCGAGTGTGCGTTCTTCCTTGAAGATTTGAATATAAACCGGTGATCCCATTAACTGCTGTTTATATTCTTTGCTGATCGGCGTGGTGGAGCTGTTGCTGCTGAGCAGCCCGGCAAATGACACGCACGGAATCAGAAGCATCGCAATGAACAATGCGATTTTACGCATACTACTAGTTCCTTGATAAAACTAAGACCAAATTGCCAGGACGGCAAAAGATACCCGAAATCAGATTATTCTGGTTAGGAGCGCTCACATTAGCACCGCTGTAGTTTTTCGCAAGCGTGAACGAGCGAGTTTACAAAATAGTTTTACCTTATAACCCATCCTGCCCGCGCTGGCGTTAGGAACTTTGCGTAATAGCTCGCATTTTGGCGCGCGCTTCGGCAGTTCCGCTGCCCCTGAGAGGGTGAAAATGGTACACTTCGGCCCCTCTGGATTGTTGTTGATGGATACTTGCTAACCACATGTTTAGAATCAGAAAAGGACTTGATCTCCCGATCGCTGGCGTGCCAGAACAGCACGTATCACAAGCCCCTGGTATTCGCCATGTCGCCATTTTGGGGGCAGATTACGTCGGAATGCGCCCCTCGATGCTGGTGCAGGAAGGGGAACGGGTCATCAAAGGACAGGCGCTCTTCGAAGATAAAAAAAATCCGGGCGTGAAGTTCACTGCACCTGCCAGTGGCACCGTTGTGGCAATCAACCGTGGCGAACGCCGCGTATTGCAGTCGGTTGTTATCCGTATTGAAGGTAACGAACAGCGCGAGTTTGCACGTTTTGACGTCGCCGATTTCGCCACCCTGAAGCGCGAAGTTGTGCAGACGCAACTGCTTGAATCCGGCCTGTGGACTGCATTTCGCACGCGGCCGTTCAGCAAATCCCCGGTGCCCGGCTCTGTACCGGCCGCCATCTTCGTTACGGCTATCGACACCAACCCGCTCAGCGCAGACCCGCAGCCTCTTATCTTTGCACAGCGTAAAGCGTTTGATGCCGGGCTTACCCTGCTGACACGGCTGACGGCCGGGAAAGTCCACGTCTGCCAGGGCAGTGGCGGCAAGCTTGGTGGCCATCCGCAAGGTCAGGTTACCTTTAATGAATTTGCTGGCCCGCATCCGGCAGGCCTTGCCGGAACGCACATTCATTTTCTTGAACCCGTCAGCCTGACGAAGCAGGTCTGGCATCTTAATTATCAGGATGTGATTGCTATCGGTAAGCTCTTTACTGAGGGCGAATTGTGTTCTGAACGCGTGATCGCCATCGGTGGGCCGCAGGCTGTGAACCCGCGTCTGGTGCGCACGCTGCTGGGGGCGGATATCTCTGAACTGATGTCGGGTGAAACAAAAGAGGGTGAAAACCGTCTGATCTCCGGTTCGGTGCTCAGCGGCAGGCAGGCTGCTGGTGCGCAGGCATATCTGGGGCGTTTTCACTTACAGGTCAGCATTGTGCAGGAAGGGCGCGAGAAAGAACTGTTTGGCTGGGTGCTACCCGGTGCGGATAAATTCTCTGTTACCCGCACCACGCTTGGACACTTCCTGCGCCACAAGCTTTTTAACTTCTCAACCAGCACTCACGGCGGTGAGCGCGCAATGGTGCCAATTGGCAACTACGAGCGTGTGATGCCGCTCGATATCCTGCCAACCCTGTTGCTACGCGATCTGCTGGCCGGTGACAGCGATGGCGCGCAGGCGCTCGGCTGCCTGGAGCTGGATGAAGAAGACCTGGCGCTTTGCACCTATGTTTGCCCAGGGAAATACGAATACGGACCCGTATTGCGCGAGGTGTTAACCCGCATTGAGCAGGAAGGATAACTGATGGGCTTAAAACACCTCTTCGAAAAAATGGAGCCGCACTTCTTACAGGGCGGCAAACTGGAAAAGTACTACCCGCTGTTTGAAGCAACCGCGACCGTTTTCTACACGCCAGGGCTAGTCACGAAAGGCGCCACGCACGTTCGTGATGCCATTGATCTTAAAAGGATGATGATCCTGGTCTGGCTCGCCGTTTTTCCAGCCATGTTCTGGGGCATGTACAACGTCGGCCTGCAAACCATCCCGGCGCTGCACCATCTGTATGATGCGCCGCAGTTGGCACAGATAATTCAGTCAGACTGGCATTATCGTCTGGCTCAACTGCTTGGCGTGAGCTTTGCCGCTGATGCCAGCTGGATAAGCATGATGACGCTGGGGGCGGTTTTCTTCCTGCCGATTTACCTCACGGTCTTTATCGTTGGCGGGTTCTGGGAAGTCCTGTTCGCCATTATTCGCAAACATGAAATCAACGAAGGTTTCTTTGTCACCTCTATTCTGTTTGCCCTGATTGTGCCGCCAACCTTACCTCTGTGGCAGGCTGCGCTTGGCATCAGCTTCGGGGTGGTGATTGCAAAAGAGATCTTCGGCGGAACCGGGCGAAACTTCCTCAACCCGGCACTGGCAGGGCGTGCATTCCTGTTTTTTGCCTATCCGGCTCAAATCTCTGGCGACCTGGTCTGGACGGCAGCGGATGGCTTTTCCGGTGCCACGCCGCTTTCGCAGTGGGCGGCTCACGGCGGTGAAACGCTGGTGAATAACGCGACGGGGCAACCCGTCACCTGGTTTGATGCCTTTATTGGCAATCTCCCGGGGTCGATTGGTGAAGTCTCTACGCTGATGATTTTGCTTGGCGGGGCCATCATTCTGTTCGGCCGTGTGGCCTCCTGGCGCATTGTGGCGGGTGTGATGCTGGGCATGGTGCTTACTGCCACGCTGTTCAATGTTATCGGCTCTGCTACCAACCCCATGTTCTCTATGCCCTGGTACTGGCATCTGGTTCTGGGGGGATTTGCTTTTGGCATGATGTTTATGGCAACTGACCCTGTTTCGGCCTCATTTACCGACAAAGGGAAATGGTGCTACGGCGCGCTTATCGGCGTGATGTGTGTATTGATTCGCGTGGTCAACCCGGCTTATCCGGAAGGGATGATGTTGGCCATTTTGTTTGCCAACTTGTTTGCGCCGCTATTCGATTATCTGGTGGTACGCGCCAACATTAAGCGGAGGAAAGCGCGTGGCTGATATCAAAAATAACGACAACACCGGCAAAACGCTGTTGGTGGTGCTGGTGCTCTGCCTGGTATGTTCCATCGTGGTGGCGGGATCTGCCGTGGGTTTAAAACCTCTTCAGCAGGAGCAGCGCGCACTGGACAAACAGCGCAACATTCTGGCGGTTGCCGGGCTTATGCAGGACGGGATGAGCGCGGATGATGTGGCAAAAATCTTTGCCGAACGCATTTCGTCCCGGCTGGTGGATCTCAAAACAGGTGAGCTGCTGGACCGCGACCCAGCGAAATATAATCAGGCTCAGGCACTGAAAGATCCACAGATGAGCATTGTGCTGGAAGCATCTCAAGATCCGGCCGGCATTAAGCGACGCAGCAATCTTGCGGAGATCTATCTGGTACGCGACGAGAAAAAACGCGTGCAGGAGATGGTGCTGCCGATCTACGGCAACGGCCTGTGGTCAATGATGTATGCCTTTGTTGCGTTAGATACAGACGGTCGCACGGTGAAAGGCATTACCTACTATGACCAGGGCGAAACGCCGGGGCTCGGCGGTGAAATCGAGAACCCTAACTGGCGGGCGCAGTTTATCGGTAAAAAAGTGCTCGACGATGACGGATTACCCGCGCTGAAAGTGATGAAAGGTGCGGCGCGTCCAGGTGATGAGTTCGCTGTGGACGGGCTTTCCGGGGCTACACTCACGTCCAAAGGCGTGCAGCACAGTTTTGACTTCTGGATGGGGGAGCTGGGTTTTGGCCCCTTCCTGAAAAATGTACGTGAAGGAGCGCTGAACAATGGCTGATGCGGGTGAATTGAAAGAAGTTAAAAAGGTACTCGTTGGCCCGCTTTTAGCCAATAACCCGATTACGTTGCAGGTGCTTGGCGTCTGTTCTGCACTGGCGGTGACTACCAAGCTGGAAACTGCGCTGGTGATGACCGTCGCGGTGACGCTGGTTACTGCATTTTCCAGCATGTTTATCTCCATGATCCGCCACCACATTCCGAACAGCGTGAGGATCATCGTGCAGATGGCGATTATCGCGTCACTGGTGATCGTCGTCGATCAGCTGTTGCGCGCTTTTGCCTATGAAACCTCAAAACAGCTCTCGGTATTTGTTGGTCTGATCATCACCAACTGTATTGTGATGGGGCGCGCTGAAGCCTACGCCATGAAGATGCCGCCGCTGGCGAGCTTTATGGACGGTATCGGCAACGGCCTGGGTTATGGGGTCATTCTCCTGACGGTGGGTTTCCTGCGTGAGTTAATCGGCAGCGGCAAGCTGTTCGGTATCACGGTGCTGGACACGGTGCAACATGGCGGCTGGTATCTGCCTAACGGGCTGTTCCTGCTGGCCCCAAGCGCATTTTTCATTATCGGTTTGCTGATCTGGCTGATTCGTACCCTGAAACCAGAGCAGCAGGAAAAGGAGTAACCGACAATGTCTCATTACCTGAGTTTGTTTGTGCGCGCGGTGTTTGTTGAAAATATGGCGCTCGCGTTTTTCCTGGGCATGTGCACCTTCCTCGCAGTGTCCAAAAAGGTATCAACGGCATTTGGTCTGGGCGTGGCGGTCACCGTGGTGCTCGGATTATCTGTACCGATTAATAATCTGGTGTACAACTTTGTCCTGCGTGATGGCGCGCTGGTTGAGGGAGTCGATCTGAGCTTCCTTAACTTCATCACCTTTATCGGTGTGATTGCGGCGCTGGTACAAATACTTGAGATGATCCTCGATAAATATTTCCCGTCGCTTTATAACGCGCTGGGGATCTTCCTGCCGCTGATCGCGGTGAACTGCGCCATCTTCGGCGGCGTGTCGTTTATGGTCCAGCGTGATTACAACTTCAGTGAATCCATCGTTTACGGCTTTGGCTCCGGTATTGGCTGGATGCTGGCGATTGTCACCATGGCGGGGATCCGGGAAAAAATGAAATATGCCAACGTGCCCGCAGGGTTGCGAGGCTTAGGGATCACCTTTATCACCACCGGGCTAATGGCGCTGGGCTTTATGTCCTTCTCCGGCGTGCAGCTCTGAGGGCTTAGATATGGAAATTATTCTTGGCGTGGCGATGTTCACGCTCATTGTACTGGTACTGTCTGGGCTGATACTGGCTGCGCGTTCTAAGCTTGTGAACGCCGGGGACGTCATTATTGATATTAATGGCGAGCCGCAGAACCAGATCCGCACTCCGGCGGGCGACAAACTGCTTAACACGCTTTCGGGTAACGGGATATTTGTCTCCTCGGCCTGTGGCGGCGGGGGTTCCTGTGGGCAATGTCGTGTGACGGTGAAAGAGGGCGGTGGCGACATTTTGCCAACTGAACTGGCGCACATCACGAAACGTGAGGCGAAAGACGGTTGCCGCCTGGCCTGTCAGGTTGCGGTGCGCCAGAACATGAAAATTGAGCTGCCGGAAGAGATCTTCGGCATCAAAAAATGGGAGTGCGAGGTTATCTCTAACGATAACAAAGCCACTTTTATTAAAGAGCTGAAACTGCGCGTGCCTGATGGGGAAGATGTGCCCTTCCGCGCAGGCGGGTATATCCAGATTGAGTGCCCGGAGCACACCGTTGCTTACGCCGATTTTGACGTGCCGGACGAATACCGCGCCGACTGGGATAAATTTAATCTCTTCCGCTTTGCGTCAGAGGTCAATGAGCCAACGTTACGTGCCTACTCTATGGCTAACTACCCGGAAGAGAAGGGCATCATTATGCTTAACGTGCGTATCGCCACGCCACCACCGGCTGTGCCGGATGCACCACCGGGCGTGATGTCGTCTTATATCTGGTCACTGAAAGCAGGTGATAAAGTCACGATCTCGGGCCCGTTTGGCGAATTCTTCGCTAAAGAGACGGATGCTGAAATGGTGTTTATCGGCGGCGGAGCAGGGATGGCGCCGATGCGTTCGCATATTTTCGACCAGCTTAAACGGCTCGGCAGTCAACGAAAAATAAGCTTCTGGTACGGGGCCCGCTCGCTGCGCGAAATGTTCTATGACGATGAATTCGAACAACTGGCGCGTGAAAATCCTAACTTTACCTTCCATGTGGCGCTGTCTGACCCGCAGCCGGAAGATAACTGGACAGGTTATACGGGCTTCATCCACAACGTTCTCTATGAGCACTACCTGAAGCAGCACGCAGCACCGGAAGATTGTGAATTCTACATGTGTGGTCCGCCAATGATGAATGCGGCCGTCATTAAGATGCTCAAAGATCTGGGTGTGGAAGATGAGAACATCATGCTGGATGACTTTGGAGGCTGATGATGTTGACGTTTCTGGCAACCTTTTTGGTCTTTGTGCTGGTGGTATTCGGCATGTCGTTAGGCTGGATCATCAAGCGTAAAAGCATACAGGGCAGTTGCGGCGGTATCTCTTCTTTGGGGATGGAAAAAGTCTGCGATTGCCCGGAGCCGTGCGATGCGCGGAAAAAAAGAATGGCCCGCGAACAGCAACGCATTATTTAAGGTTTTGTAGGCCGGGTATGGCGCAGTCGCCACCCGGCGTTTTCCACATCCACTTCTCAATCCTCACAAATTTACTGTATACTTATCCAGTTATAAGTGAGGGCTTACTATGCGCAAAATAATCCATGTGGATATGGACTGTTTTTTTGCCGCAGTGGAGATGCGTGACAACCCGGCGCTGCGGGATATCCCTATCGCCATTGGCGGTAGCCGCGTCCAGCGTGGAGTGATCAGCACTGCCAATTACCCAGCGCGCAAATTTGGCGTGCGCAGCGCCATGCCGACGGCGATGGCGCTGAAACTCTGCCCGCACCTCACCCTTCTGCCTGGCCGGTTTGAAGCCTACAAAGAAGCCTCCGTTCATATCCGGGACATTTTCTCCCGTTACACGTCTCTGATTGAACCGCTTTCGCTTGATGAGGCCTATCTGGATGTCACTGACAGCGTCCATTGCCACGGCTCTGCCACGCTGATGGCACAGGAGATCCGCCAGACTATTGCCCGTGAGCTGAACCTAACAGCATCGGCAGGCGTTGCGCCGGTGAAGTTCCTTGCAAAAATCGCTTCAGATTTGAATAAACCGAATGGCCAGTACGTCATCACCCCGGATGACGTTCCGGCTTTTTTAAAAACATTACCGCTTGGAAAAATACCCGGTGTCGGGAAAGTCTCAGCCGCGAAGCTTGAAAGTATGGGGCTGCGTACCTGCGAAGATGTGCAGCGCAGCGATCTCGTGATGCTGCTCAAGCGTTTCGGGAAGTTTGGCCGTGTTCTGTGGGAGCGCAGCCAGGGCATTGACGAGCGGAGCGTGAATAACGAGCGGCTGCGTAAATCCGTTGGCGTAGAGCGTACGCTGATTGAAGATATTCATGACTGGGCTGAATGCGAGGCCATTATTACCGGGCAACTTTACCCGGAGCTGGAACGACGCCTCGCCAGGGTGAAACCAGACCTTCTGATTGCCCGCCAGGGGATCAAACTCAAGTTCAATGATTTTCAGCAAACCACCCAGGAGCACGTCTGGCCGCGCCTGAATAAAGACGATCTTATCGCGACGGCAAAAAAGGCCTGGGAAGAACGACGGGGTGGAAGAGGGGTTCGGCTGGTGGGATTACACGTCACGCTTCTGGATCCGCAGCTTGAGCGACAGCTGGTATTGGGATTGTAAAAAAGCCCGGTGGCGCTACCGCTTACCGGGCCTGTGTTTTTCACCCTCTCCCTGCGGGTGTACGGTCCGGGGACATGGTAGACAGGTGTTCGGGGACATGGTGAACACTTTTTAACATCCTTTACCCATGGTGATCGACTTTTTCTTCAGGTCGATCACCCCCACTTTCGTGCTGTACCACCACACCTCGTAGCTGCCGTCTTCCTGCATCTCCTTCAGCCCGACCCGTTCTCCCCTGAACGCCTTGCCTGCGCTCAGACTTACCCCTTTCACGCTCAGCTTTCCGCTGATATCCACTTTCCTGACCATCACGCCCTCGTCGTATTCCGGGGGCGTGGTGTTGCCGCTGTACTGCCGCTCTGACGGCTTATACCGCGACCCCGGTACCGCCATATCCAGCGCCTCATGCGGGCGTTCAAGGTTATAGACTGTCCGCCAGTGGTCGAAGGCGCGCTGCAGTTCGCCCCCGCTCGCGAACCACTTCCCCTGCAGCACTTCTGCCTTCAGGCTCCGGTGAAAACGCTCCAGCTTACCCTGCGTCTGCGGATGATACGGCCGGGAGTGCCCCACCCGGATACCCAGACGCATCAGCCACAGCTCCAGCGCCGTCCAGGTGCCGGTGGTGTCTCCCCACGGAGAACCGTTGTCCATCGTCATCCGGTCCGGCAGGCCGTAGCGCTCAAACACGCTGACCAGCTGCTGCTGCACGGTCTCGCGCCGTTCATCGGTACAGTGCGCCAGGCACAGGGAAAATCGGGAGTGGTCGTCCAGCAGGGTGAGCGGATGGCAGCGGCCGCCTCCAAAGGGAAAGTGGCCCTTAAAATCCATCTGCCAGAGGCGGTTCGGCGCGTCATGTTCGAACCGTCCCGTGGCGGGAATGCCCGGTGAAGTGCCCGGCAGCAGACCGTGACGGGCCATGAGGTTATGGACGGTGCTGAAGGCGGGCATGGTGTGCCCCTGGTCTTCCAGCCAGCGCTTTATCTTGCGTGCGCCCCAGCGTTCATGGCGGTCATGCGCCATACGCAGCAGGGCAGTGATGTCGTCAGATGAGCGGTTCGGGGAATGGTGCGGTATGCGCGGGCGGTCCTGAAGGCCGGAGGCCCCTTCCTCCGCCCAGCGGCGAAGCCACTTATAGCCGGTGGCAGGTGAAATGCCGAAGCGACGGCAGAGGGAACGGATGTTCGCCCCGTCCTGCGAGGCGAACAAAACAAACTCGGTACGTAATGACATGGTATCTCTCGCATCCCAGGACATAAGCGACTCCATAAACGGGTTCTTATGCCTTAGTTGTAAGTGTCTACCATGTCCCCGAACAAGTGTTCACTATGTCCCCGGACCGTACAGCGGGAGAGGGCTGGGGTGAGGGTTTTACTTCGCAGGAATCGCTTTCAGCAGTTCAGTCAGCAGGGTCCAGTAGTGGCCCACGCTTTCGATATGAACCTGCTCATCCGGGGAGTGTGGCCCGGTGATGGTTGGCCCGATGGACACCATATCCATATCCGGATACGGTTTTTTGAACAGACCACATTCCAGACCCGCGTGGATCACCTGAATGTTCGGGGTGCTGTTGAACAGACGCTGGTATGTTTCACGCACCAGAGCCATTACCGGTGAGCTTGCATCCGGCTGCCAGCCTGGGTAGCTACCTTTAGCGGACGTTGATGCGCCAGCCAGTTTGCCCAGAGATTCCAGCATACTGACAACGTACTCTTTACCGCTGTCGATAAGTGAACGGATCAGGCAGATGATTTCTGCGCTGTCGTCGCTCATGGTCACGACGCCAACGTTCAGA encodes:
- the lpcA gene encoding D-sedoheptulose 7-phosphate isomerase, whose protein sequence is MYQDLIRNELNEAAETLANFLKDDANIHAIQRAAVLLADSFKAGGKVLSCGNGGSHCDAMHFAEELTGRYRENRPGYPAIAISDVSHISCVSNDFGYDYVFSRYVEAVGREGDVLLGISTSGNSGNVIKAIAAAREKGMKVITLTGKDGGKMAGTADIEIRVPHFGYADRIQEIHIKVIHILIQLIEKEMIK
- a CDS encoding class II glutamine amidotransferase → MCELLGMSANVPTDICFSFTGLVQRGGGTGPHKDGWGITFYEGKGCRTFKDPQPSFNSPIAKLVQDYPIKSCSVIAHIRQANRGEVALENTHPFTRELWGRNWTYAHNGQLSGYKSLETGNFRPVGETDSEKAFCWLLHKLTERYPRTPGNMTAVFKYIATLASELREKGVFNMLLSDGRYVMAFCSTNLFWITRRAPFGVATLLDQDVEIDFQKETTPNDVVTVIATQPLTGNETWQKIMPGEWVLFCLGDRVV
- the dpaA gene encoding peptidoglycan meso-diaminopimelic acid protein amidase, which gives rise to MRKIALFIAMLLIPCVSFAGLLSSNSSTTPISKEYKQQLMGSPVYIQIFKEERTLDLFVKMGETYQLLDSYKICNYSGGLGPKQRQGDFKSPEGFYNVQRSQLKPDSRFYKAINIGFPNAYDRAHGYEGKYLMIHGACVSIGCYAMTDTSIDEIFQFVTGALVFGQSSVQISIYPFRMTDANMKRHQYSYYSDFWKQLKPGFDYFEQTHKPPVVSVVDGRYVVSKPLSHEVVQPQLASNYSVPEAK
- a CDS encoding Na(+)-translocating NADH-quinone reductase subunit A: MFRIRKGLDLPIAGVPEQHVSQAPGIRHVAILGADYVGMRPSMLVQEGERVIKGQALFEDKKNPGVKFTAPASGTVVAINRGERRVLQSVVIRIEGNEQREFARFDVADFATLKREVVQTQLLESGLWTAFRTRPFSKSPVPGSVPAAIFVTAIDTNPLSADPQPLIFAQRKAFDAGLTLLTRLTAGKVHVCQGSGGKLGGHPQGQVTFNEFAGPHPAGLAGTHIHFLEPVSLTKQVWHLNYQDVIAIGKLFTEGELCSERVIAIGGPQAVNPRLVRTLLGADISELMSGETKEGENRLISGSVLSGRQAAGAQAYLGRFHLQVSIVQEGREKELFGWVLPGADKFSVTRTTLGHFLRHKLFNFSTSTHGGERAMVPIGNYERVMPLDILPTLLLRDLLAGDSDGAQALGCLELDEEDLALCTYVCPGKYEYGPVLREVLTRIEQEG
- a CDS encoding NADH:ubiquinone reductase (Na(+)-transporting) subunit B — encoded protein: MGLKHLFEKMEPHFLQGGKLEKYYPLFEATATVFYTPGLVTKGATHVRDAIDLKRMMILVWLAVFPAMFWGMYNVGLQTIPALHHLYDAPQLAQIIQSDWHYRLAQLLGVSFAADASWISMMTLGAVFFLPIYLTVFIVGGFWEVLFAIIRKHEINEGFFVTSILFALIVPPTLPLWQAALGISFGVVIAKEIFGGTGRNFLNPALAGRAFLFFAYPAQISGDLVWTAADGFSGATPLSQWAAHGGETLVNNATGQPVTWFDAFIGNLPGSIGEVSTLMILLGGAIILFGRVASWRIVAGVMLGMVLTATLFNVIGSATNPMFSMPWYWHLVLGGFAFGMMFMATDPVSASFTDKGKWCYGALIGVMCVLIRVVNPAYPEGMMLAILFANLFAPLFDYLVVRANIKRRKARG
- a CDS encoding Na(+)-translocating NADH-quinone reductase subunit C, which gives rise to MADIKNNDNTGKTLLVVLVLCLVCSIVVAGSAVGLKPLQQEQRALDKQRNILAVAGLMQDGMSADDVAKIFAERISSRLVDLKTGELLDRDPAKYNQAQALKDPQMSIVLEASQDPAGIKRRSNLAEIYLVRDEKKRVQEMVLPIYGNGLWSMMYAFVALDTDGRTVKGITYYDQGETPGLGGEIENPNWRAQFIGKKVLDDDGLPALKVMKGAARPGDEFAVDGLSGATLTSKGVQHSFDFWMGELGFGPFLKNVREGALNNG
- a CDS encoding NADH:ubiquinone reductase (Na(+)-transporting) subunit D, with translation MADAGELKEVKKVLVGPLLANNPITLQVLGVCSALAVTTKLETALVMTVAVTLVTAFSSMFISMIRHHIPNSVRIIVQMAIIASLVIVVDQLLRAFAYETSKQLSVFVGLIITNCIVMGRAEAYAMKMPPLASFMDGIGNGLGYGVILLTVGFLRELIGSGKLFGITVLDTVQHGGWYLPNGLFLLAPSAFFIIGLLIWLIRTLKPEQQEKE
- the nqrE gene encoding NADH:ubiquinone reductase (Na(+)-transporting) subunit E; amino-acid sequence: MSHYLSLFVRAVFVENMALAFFLGMCTFLAVSKKVSTAFGLGVAVTVVLGLSVPINNLVYNFVLRDGALVEGVDLSFLNFITFIGVIAALVQILEMILDKYFPSLYNALGIFLPLIAVNCAIFGGVSFMVQRDYNFSESIVYGFGSGIGWMLAIVTMAGIREKMKYANVPAGLRGLGITFITTGLMALGFMSFSGVQL
- the nqrF gene encoding NADH:ubiquinone reductase (Na(+)-transporting) subunit F; amino-acid sequence: MEIILGVAMFTLIVLVLSGLILAARSKLVNAGDVIIDINGEPQNQIRTPAGDKLLNTLSGNGIFVSSACGGGGSCGQCRVTVKEGGGDILPTELAHITKREAKDGCRLACQVAVRQNMKIELPEEIFGIKKWECEVISNDNKATFIKELKLRVPDGEDVPFRAGGYIQIECPEHTVAYADFDVPDEYRADWDKFNLFRFASEVNEPTLRAYSMANYPEEKGIIMLNVRIATPPPAVPDAPPGVMSSYIWSLKAGDKVTISGPFGEFFAKETDAEMVFIGGGAGMAPMRSHIFDQLKRLGSQRKISFWYGARSLREMFYDDEFEQLARENPNFTFHVALSDPQPEDNWTGYTGFIHNVLYEHYLKQHAAPEDCEFYMCGPPMMNAAVIKMLKDLGVEDENIMLDDFGG
- the nqrM gene encoding (Na+)-NQR maturation NqrM is translated as MMLTFLATFLVFVLVVFGMSLGWIIKRKSIQGSCGGISSLGMEKVCDCPEPCDARKKRMAREQQRII
- the dinB gene encoding DNA polymerase IV, which produces MRKIIHVDMDCFFAAVEMRDNPALRDIPIAIGGSRVQRGVISTANYPARKFGVRSAMPTAMALKLCPHLTLLPGRFEAYKEASVHIRDIFSRYTSLIEPLSLDEAYLDVTDSVHCHGSATLMAQEIRQTIARELNLTASAGVAPVKFLAKIASDLNKPNGQYVITPDDVPAFLKTLPLGKIPGVGKVSAAKLESMGLRTCEDVQRSDLVMLLKRFGKFGRVLWERSQGIDERSVNNERLRKSVGVERTLIEDIHDWAECEAIITGQLYPELERRLARVKPDLLIARQGIKLKFNDFQQTTQEHVWPRLNKDDLIATAKKAWEERRGGRGVRLVGLHVTLLDPQLERQLVLGL